A single genomic interval of Rhodanobacteraceae bacterium harbors:
- a CDS encoding ABC transporter ATP-binding protein: MNAVIESVGLSKKYKDKQALDHCDFRIEAGRIVGLIGPNGAGKTTALKAILGLTNYDGRLSVLGFDPFSQRSKLMEEVCFIADVAILPRWIRVREAISYVEGVHARFDRAKCERFLAATQIKMHSRVRELSKGMIAQLHLALVMAIDARLLILDEPTLGLDILYRRRFYEQLLNDYFDETRTILVTTHQVEEIEHILTDLLFIKDGKIALSATMDDVAERYIQVLVGSDRIEAARAQRPIAERKMLGKSAFLFDGLSRERARELGEVHQVGVADLFVAVMGGGAA; the protein is encoded by the coding sequence ATGAACGCGGTGATCGAGTCAGTGGGACTGAGCAAGAAATACAAGGACAAGCAGGCGCTTGACCATTGCGACTTCCGCATCGAGGCCGGTCGCATCGTCGGGCTCATCGGCCCCAATGGGGCCGGCAAGACCACGGCGCTGAAAGCCATCCTGGGCCTGACCAACTACGACGGCCGCCTGTCAGTCCTCGGTTTCGACCCCTTCTCGCAGCGCAGCAAGTTGATGGAGGAAGTCTGCTTCATTGCCGACGTCGCCATCCTGCCGCGCTGGATTCGGGTGCGCGAGGCCATCAGCTATGTCGAAGGCGTACACGCCAGATTCGATCGGGCCAAGTGCGAGCGCTTTCTGGCAGCGACCCAGATCAAGATGCACAGCCGTGTGCGCGAACTCAGCAAGGGCATGATTGCCCAGTTGCACCTGGCGCTGGTGATGGCCATCGATGCGCGTCTGCTGATCCTCGACGAACCCACGCTGGGACTGGACATCCTTTACCGGCGACGCTTCTACGAGCAGTTGCTGAACGACTATTTCGACGAGACCCGGACCATTCTGGTCACCACCCATCAGGTGGAAGAGATCGAGCACATTCTGACCGATCTGCTGTTCATCAAGGACGGCAAGATTGCCCTGTCCGCCACCATGGACGATGTCGCCGAGCGCTACATCCAGGTGCTGGTGGGCAGTGACCGGATCGAGGCAGCCCGAGCGCAGAGGCCTATCGCCGAACGCAAGATGCTGGGCAAGAGTGCCTTCCTGTTCGACGGTTTGTCTCGCGAGCGCGCCCGCGAACTGGGCGAGGTACATCAAGTAGGCGTGGCCGATCTGTTTGTGGCCGTGATGGGTGGAGGTGCAGCGTGA
- a CDS encoding GntR family transcriptional regulator, translated as MVHVWNDAVPIYRQLRDRVVAMILDGELKEGEAVPSVRQVAVDFQINPLTVSKSYQELVDEDLLEKRRGLGLFVREGARERLLELERQRFLSDEWPMLKARLARMNLDISKLLTTGDA; from the coding sequence ATGGTCCATGTATGGAACGATGCCGTTCCCATCTACCGGCAGCTGCGCGACCGGGTAGTGGCGATGATTCTCGATGGCGAACTCAAGGAAGGTGAGGCCGTACCCTCGGTGCGCCAGGTCGCGGTGGACTTCCAGATCAACCCGCTTACCGTGTCCAAGTCCTACCAGGAACTGGTGGATGAGGATCTGCTGGAGAAGCGCCGCGGGCTGGGTCTGTTTGTGCGCGAAGGCGCCCGCGAGCGGCTGCTGGAACTCGAACGCCAGCGCTTTCTCAGCGATGAATGGCCAATGTTGAAAGCACGACTGGCCCGAATGAATCTGGATATCAGCAAGTTACTGACGACGGGGGATGCATGA